In the Corynebacterium gerontici genome, one interval contains:
- a CDS encoding ABC transporter ATP-binding protein, protein MKPSTARSGKQRARMLWQELKKQPKTLGFAIIATVLVTAFDVTIPLITGSAVDAATGAVDADVRRVVCFLVFVALGRYCFQFSRRFIAGLLSNTFQHQLRVSILDTLQRLDGARQDELRTGQVVSRSISDLNLVQAMVAMLPLVAGHMLKVLVILGIIAWISPLLLLIALAVIPVLVWLSLRSRRTLFAATWSAQQEVANLATHIEETVTGIRVVKAFAQEQRELEKLESISTRVYSQQLRAAKLTARFKPLVQQLPSVALVIGIGVGGFLAMRGSITIGTFLAFSAYLTSLTAVVSMLAGMMVQIQLGFSSLDRVFDILALKPKYPDPQHPKPLPRGPLGIRVHAVDFSLGDNAILRDFSLDVPAGHTRVIVGPAGSGKSIAVQLLSAFYSPDHGSIELVGDERARFDELRRADIRSAVTCVFDEPFLYSASVRHNITMGREVSEAQLRRAVRIAQAEDFITALPNGFDQVIGERGLTLSGGQRQRIAIARALLEQPRILILDDATSAIDASTERAIFNALGAELQDVTIIAIAHRHSTLTLADEVTLMDEGKVVATGPETEMRRNAQFAHLMDVACQAPVSEENPLPFDHGEEPSHEQLWPEVQQRDARLQISRAATRAASQQAGANPAAAGGRGGRGHGSAMASMPATPELLARVDALPPARDLPAHPGASLYQPMQKVSVHSLFASVRWLVLFVIGLYVVGVAAGLAIPTLVRTAIDQGVRTGNGGVLWEVTFIGLAVVLIAWLADVATTILTAKTGERLLFELRIRSYAHLQRLSMNYFETTMSGTIMTRMTTDIEALNAFLQSGLAASVVALSTIVGILVLLGITSPTLAMIALLGVPIIAVATVVFRRISSRLYTLAREQISQVNATFQESMAGLRTAQLHRIEQQTLDNFSGQADAYRRTRIKTQMAVALYFPGINALSEIAQAAVLFVGAGMVANGNLPAGVLVAFLLYLDRLYQPIQHLSQVFDAYQQAQVGLRRISALLATPIKVPDNGMLDADGAHTQPLRLRDVSFRYSEDGPVVSEHLNLEIAPGSTLAVVGPTGAGKSTLVKLIERFYDPSAGAVCAGETDIRQFQLQPWRQGIGFVPQEAHLFASTIGENIAYGKPGASEAEISDAARRVGALSAIAAIPGGFRASVGERGRGLSSGQRQLIALARAEMCKPNMLLLDEATATLDPASEATILCAAERVTQQRTSVIVAHRLATAQKADRIIVMQDGTIVEDGNHEELLSFGGIYAGMWGDQTQVKSTG, encoded by the coding sequence ATGAAGCCCTCCACCGCACGCAGCGGCAAGCAGCGCGCACGCATGCTGTGGCAGGAACTCAAAAAACAGCCCAAAACCTTGGGCTTCGCCATCATTGCAACGGTCTTGGTCACGGCCTTCGACGTCACCATCCCCCTCATCACCGGCTCCGCCGTGGACGCCGCCACCGGCGCGGTGGACGCCGATGTACGCAGGGTGGTGTGTTTCCTGGTCTTCGTGGCGCTCGGGCGCTACTGCTTCCAGTTCAGTCGCCGCTTCATCGCGGGGCTGCTCTCCAATACCTTCCAGCATCAGCTACGAGTCAGCATCTTAGACACCCTCCAAAGGCTTGACGGCGCACGCCAAGACGAACTGCGTACAGGGCAGGTGGTGTCACGCTCCATCTCGGATCTCAACTTAGTGCAAGCGATGGTGGCGATGCTTCCTTTGGTCGCCGGCCACATGCTCAAGGTGCTCGTCATCCTCGGCATCATCGCTTGGATTTCGCCGCTGCTGCTGCTCATCGCGCTCGCTGTGATCCCGGTCCTGGTGTGGCTCTCACTTCGCTCTAGGCGCACGCTCTTTGCGGCCACATGGTCCGCGCAGCAGGAGGTGGCAAACCTCGCCACGCACATTGAAGAAACCGTCACGGGGATTCGTGTGGTCAAAGCCTTCGCACAGGAGCAGCGCGAACTGGAAAAACTCGAAAGCATTTCCACCCGTGTGTACAGCCAGCAGTTGCGCGCTGCCAAACTCACCGCTCGCTTCAAGCCTTTGGTGCAACAGCTTCCCAGCGTGGCGCTCGTGATCGGCATTGGTGTGGGCGGATTCCTGGCGATGCGCGGATCCATCACCATCGGCACCTTTTTGGCTTTCTCCGCCTACCTCACCTCATTGACTGCAGTGGTGTCGATGCTGGCGGGCATGATGGTGCAGATTCAACTCGGATTCAGCTCACTCGATCGCGTCTTCGATATCCTCGCGCTCAAGCCCAAGTACCCGGATCCTCAACATCCCAAGCCGCTCCCTCGAGGCCCTTTGGGTATCCGCGTACACGCGGTGGATTTTTCCCTGGGAGACAACGCCATTCTCCGCGACTTCTCCTTGGACGTACCAGCGGGGCACACCCGGGTGATTGTTGGGCCAGCCGGTTCTGGAAAATCCATCGCGGTGCAATTGCTCAGCGCTTTCTACAGCCCGGACCACGGAAGCATCGAGCTCGTTGGCGATGAGCGCGCGCGCTTTGATGAGTTGAGGCGGGCAGACATTCGTAGTGCGGTGACGTGCGTGTTCGACGAGCCGTTTCTGTATTCAGCAAGCGTGCGCCACAACATCACCATGGGACGCGAAGTTTCAGAAGCCCAGCTACGCAGAGCCGTACGCATTGCGCAGGCAGAAGACTTCATCACCGCGCTTCCCAATGGCTTTGATCAAGTGATCGGTGAGCGAGGCCTCACGCTTTCGGGCGGGCAGCGCCAACGCATCGCCATCGCGCGCGCTTTGTTGGAGCAGCCCCGAATTCTCATCCTGGACGACGCCACCTCGGCCATCGACGCATCCACCGAACGCGCAATCTTCAACGCCCTAGGCGCCGAACTTCAAGACGTCACCATCATCGCCATCGCCCATCGGCACTCCACCTTGACACTTGCGGATGAAGTGACGCTCATGGACGAGGGCAAGGTTGTAGCGACAGGCCCCGAAACAGAGATGCGGCGTAATGCGCAGTTTGCACACCTGATGGATGTGGCGTGCCAAGCCCCGGTGAGCGAGGAGAATCCCCTTCCGTTCGATCACGGTGAGGAGCCGAGCCATGAGCAATTGTGGCCCGAGGTTCAACAGCGCGACGCACGCTTGCAGATTTCGAGGGCAGCCACCCGCGCGGCGTCCCAACAGGCCGGCGCCAATCCCGCAGCGGCAGGCGGAAGAGGTGGTCGCGGTCATGGCAGCGCAATGGCCTCGATGCCAGCCACTCCTGAGTTGCTCGCTCGTGTGGACGCTTTGCCGCCTGCCCGTGACCTGCCAGCGCATCCGGGCGCTTCACTCTACCAACCGATGCAGAAAGTCAGCGTACACAGCCTATTCGCTTCAGTGCGCTGGTTAGTTCTGTTTGTGATCGGACTGTATGTGGTGGGCGTGGCCGCAGGTTTGGCCATCCCGACCTTGGTACGCACCGCAATTGATCAAGGTGTACGCACCGGCAACGGCGGGGTGCTCTGGGAAGTGACGTTCATCGGCCTGGCCGTGGTGCTCATTGCTTGGCTTGCCGACGTCGCCACCACCATCTTGACCGCGAAAACCGGCGAACGCCTGCTCTTTGAGTTGCGAATCCGCTCCTACGCCCACCTGCAACGCCTGTCCATGAACTACTTCGAAACCACGATGTCGGGCACGATCATGACCCGCATGACCACCGACATCGAGGCGCTGAACGCCTTTTTGCAAAGTGGTCTCGCGGCCTCCGTCGTCGCGTTGAGCACCATCGTGGGCATCTTGGTTCTGCTCGGCATCACGAGCCCAACCCTTGCAATGATCGCGCTGCTTGGCGTTCCGATCATCGCGGTGGCCACGGTGGTCTTTCGCCGGATCTCCTCGCGGCTCTACACGCTCGCACGTGAGCAAATCAGCCAAGTCAATGCCACCTTCCAGGAATCCATGGCCGGGCTTCGCACCGCGCAGCTTCACCGCATTGAGCAGCAGACTCTGGATAACTTTTCCGGCCAGGCAGATGCTTATCGACGCACCCGCATCAAAACCCAGATGGCCGTCGCACTGTATTTCCCCGGCATCAATGCCTTAAGTGAGATCGCTCAAGCCGCCGTGCTCTTTGTTGGCGCTGGCATGGTCGCCAACGGCAATCTTCCAGCGGGTGTACTCGTCGCCTTCCTCCTGTACTTGGATCGGCTCTATCAGCCCATCCAACACCTTTCGCAGGTGTTCGACGCCTACCAACAAGCCCAGGTGGGCCTGCGGCGCATCTCTGCACTGCTTGCTACGCCGATCAAGGTGCCGGACAATGGCATGCTCGATGCGGATGGTGCCCACACCCAACCACTGCGTTTGAGGGACGTCAGTTTCCGCTACTCGGAGGACGGCCCGGTGGTCAGCGAGCATCTGAACCTCGAGATCGCTCCGGGCAGCACCCTCGCTGTTGTCGGCCCAACTGGCGCAGGAAAATCCACGCTCGTGAAACTCATCGAGCGCTTTTACGATCCCTCTGCGGGTGCCGTGTGCGCGGGCGAAACGGATATTCGCCAATTTCAGTTGCAGCCGTGGCGCCAAGGTATTGGTTTCGTACCACAAGAGGCGCATTTGTTTGCCAGCACCATCGGAGAAAATATCGCCTATGGCAAGCCGGGAGCCAGCGAAGCAGAAATCAGTGATGCGGCTCGGCGAGTAGGGGCGTTGAGTGCGATCGCGGCGATTCCGGGAGGTTTCCGCGCCAGCGTGGGTGAACGTGGCCGCGGACTTTCATCAGGGCAGCGACAACTCATCGCTCTTGCGCGTGCTGAAATGTGCAAGCCCAACATGCTGCTGCTCGATGAGGCCACTGCAACACTCGACCCAGCATCTGAGGCCACGATCTTGTGCGCCGCCGAGCGCGTGACGCAGCAGCGAACGTCGGTGATCGTCGCCCACAGGCTCGCTACCGCGCAAAAGGCGGATCGAATCATCGTGATGCAAGATGGCACCATCGTCGAGGACGGGAATCACGAAGAGCTCCTATCTTTTGGGGGTATTTACGCGGGCATGTGGGGTGACCAAACCCAAGTCAAGAGCACCGGATAG
- a CDS encoding shikimate 5-dehydrogenase, translating into MVNIVDRETVLCISLAARPSNHGVRFHNWLFDHYGLNYLYKAVVPVDITAAIAGVRGLDIRGAAVSMPYKQDVIRLIDALDPSAERIDAVNTIVNDDGLLTGYNTDYIAVASLLRSHDVAPEFHVAVHGSGGMANAVVAALADHGMRGTVVARNETTGSALAQRFGWDYAAQVPEGAQMLVNVTPLGMFGDHQDVQAFSDEAIARAEVIFDVVAYPVETPLIKAARAAGKPIIHGGEVVALQAAEQFKLYTGVDPSPEAVEQAEAYSQN; encoded by the coding sequence ATGGTGAACATCGTCGACCGTGAAACTGTCCTGTGTATCTCGCTTGCAGCGCGCCCCTCGAATCATGGGGTGCGCTTCCACAACTGGCTATTTGATCACTACGGCCTCAACTACCTGTACAAAGCCGTGGTTCCCGTGGATATCACCGCGGCCATTGCCGGTGTACGCGGCCTTGATATCCGTGGTGCGGCGGTTTCAATGCCATACAAGCAGGACGTGATCCGGCTTATCGACGCCCTCGATCCCTCCGCCGAGCGTATCGACGCGGTAAACACGATCGTCAACGACGACGGTCTGCTCACCGGCTATAACACTGACTACATTGCTGTGGCCTCTCTACTTCGCTCGCATGACGTCGCACCGGAATTTCATGTGGCGGTGCACGGTTCCGGCGGCATGGCGAACGCCGTGGTGGCGGCCCTGGCTGACCACGGCATGCGCGGAACAGTGGTTGCCCGCAACGAAACCACAGGTAGCGCGTTGGCGCAGCGCTTCGGTTGGGATTATGCCGCGCAGGTACCTGAGGGTGCGCAGATGCTCGTCAATGTCACTCCGCTTGGCATGTTCGGTGATCACCAAGATGTTCAGGCATTCAGCGACGAAGCGATTGCTCGCGCCGAAGTCATCTTCGATGTGGTGGCGTACCCCGTGGAGACTCCCCTGATCAAGGCCGCGCGCGCTGCCGGAAAGCCGATCATTCACGGCGGCGAAGTGGTAGCGCTGCAGGCAGCTGAGCAATTCAAGCTCTACACCGGGGTTGATCCGAGCCCCGAGGCGGTGGAGCAAGCCGAAGCCTATTCACAAAATTAG